Proteins encoded by one window of Psychromonas sp. L1A2:
- a CDS encoding response regulator transcription factor → MKVECDSLSFIEVVMSYIVVVSNNLQSKKLLTQILTKATHQVTCFDDVKSTLVHLQQQSADVVILDNEFSNDLLTDNFSANTCVASKAIFRQESSSELSSTLSNTQFSDCNLSSRDLSSRDLSSSNLSSNKQSDTSLVAKETQTVISTICKRFAVPILLLSEANDQANLLDKLKAGADQYLNKPYSEQALLVHIEVLLRRVALEKQRAAFDNCSERFSFKISRLPLTDTEVQLVQYLSKNDGDIISKATLQKEVLKRELSAFDRNLDVHISNIRRKMSNAGLSKLHIKTVHGKGYAFTEKVAQMSCVLMCFL, encoded by the coding sequence TTGAAAGTAGAATGCGACTCATTATCGTTTATTGAGGTTGTTATGTCTTATATCGTAGTGGTTAGTAATAATTTGCAAAGCAAAAAATTGTTAACACAAATATTAACTAAAGCGACACATCAAGTGACTTGTTTTGATGATGTTAAAAGTACTTTGGTTCATTTACAGCAGCAAAGTGCTGATGTTGTGATATTAGACAATGAGTTTTCGAATGACTTACTTACCGATAATTTTTCTGCGAATACCTGTGTTGCTAGCAAAGCTATTTTTAGGCAAGAATCCTCTAGTGAGTTATCCTCAACGCTTTCTAATACTCAGTTTTCTGACTGTAATTTATCAAGTCGTGATCTGTCCAGTCGTGATCTGTCCAGTAGTAATCTGTCGAGTAATAAGCAATCTGATACTAGTTTAGTTGCTAAAGAAACTCAGACAGTCATTTCAACCATTTGTAAGCGTTTTGCCGTTCCTATTTTGTTATTGAGCGAAGCTAATGACCAAGCTAATTTGCTTGATAAATTAAAGGCTGGCGCTGATCAATATCTTAATAAACCTTATTCAGAACAAGCTTTGTTAGTGCATATCGAAGTGTTATTACGGCGTGTAGCATTAGAAAAACAACGTGCTGCATTTGATAATTGTTCTGAGCGCTTTTCATTTAAAATATCACGTCTGCCTTTAACTGATACTGAAGTGCAGTTAGTGCAATATTTGAGTAAAAATGACGGAGACATTATTTCTAAAGCAACCTTACAGAAGGAAGTGTTAAAAAGGGAATTATCTGCTTTTGACCGTAATTTAGATGTTCATATTAGTAACATCCGTCGAAAAATGTCTAATGCAGGCCTGTCTAAATTACATATAAAGACAGTGCATGGAAAAGGCTATGCTTTCACTGAAAAAGTTGCACAAATGTCTTGTGTCCTAATGTGTTTTTTATAG